The Coffea arabica cultivar ET-39 chromosome 1e, Coffea Arabica ET-39 HiFi, whole genome shotgun sequence genome has a window encoding:
- the LOC140009164 gene encoding cinnamoyl-CoA reductase CAD2-like gives MVTINPAMVIGPLLQPTLNTSAAAILNLINGAETFPNSSMGWVDVKDVANAHILAFENPSASGRYCLVERVVHYCEVVKILREIYPSSKLLEKCADDKPFVPTYQVSKEKAKSLGLEFIPLEQSIKETVESLKEKNFLDSSAAL, from the exons ATGGTAACGATAAACCCAGCTATGGTGATTGGGCCTCTGTTACAGCCAACACTTAACACCAGTGCTGCtgcaattttgaatttaataaaCG GTGCAGAAACATTTCCAAATTCTTCTATGGGCTGGGTTGATGTCAAAGATGTTGCTAATGCACATATACTAGCTTTTGAAAATCCATCTGCTAGTGGAAGATACTGCCTGGTCGAAAGAGTGGTACACTACTGTGAAGTTGTGAAGATCTTGCGTGAAATTTATCCTTCCTCAAAACTTCTAGAAAA GTGCGCTGATGACAAGCCATTTGTGCCAACGTACCAGGTTTCCAAGGAGAAGGCAAAAAGCTTAGGTCTTGAATTCATTCCCCTTGAGCAAAGCATCAAGGAAACAGTTGAAAGCTTGAAGGAGAAGAACTTTTTGGACTCTTCTGCTGCACTTTGA